In the Nicotiana tabacum cultivar K326 chromosome 16, ASM71507v2, whole genome shotgun sequence genome, one interval contains:
- the LOC107800707 gene encoding uncharacterized protein LOC107800707, with translation MEHYNLGTSQVKKDYSIKNESSESNQKLHKASGEVTSEGNQGQGGRNVAGDVAPRHVNSQGEVNMEADITMDDVIRAGGLGARDDLNSVLPIATDTTDFEASIRDAWDYEGPRESIKRPGLGWTEPAKK, from the exons ATGGAGCACTATAATCTTGGAACTTCTCAAG TTAAGAAAGATTATAGCATTAAGAATGAAAGCAGTGAATCCAATCAAAAACTGCATAAGGCTTCAGGGGAAGTGACATCTGAAGGGAATCAAGGTCAAGGTGGTAGGAATGTCGCAGGCGATGTAGCTCCACGACATGTGAATTCTCAAGGCGAAGTAAATATGGAGGCAGATATCACTATGGATGATGTTATAAGAGCCGGAGGTCTAGGAGCAAGAGACGATTTAAATAGTGTTCTTCCTATCGCAACCGATACCACTGACTTTGAGGCTTCTATTCGTGATGCTTGGGACTATGAAGGACCACGTGAAAGCATTAAGCGACCGGGCCTTGGCTGGACTGAACCTGCAAAGAAGTAA